The Venenivibrio stagnispumantis genomic sequence TATAGAAAATTTTTAAAATTGGTGTCATTTATTTACCTCCCAATGTTTTTTGGGAGGTTTATTTTTAACATATTTTTATTTTTCACTCAAGGTATATGTCAATATATGTTTTAGCTCTTCTACTTTCTTTATTAATTTCTCTTTTCCATGAAAGCTTGTACGTATCTGAATATCCAAAGCCGGTTCCATCTGCTATTATGCAATAAAACTCTTTATTTTTTTAGCCCTTTCATTATATCTTTTGCTATTCTTTCTATGAGTTCATTTAAGTCTTCAATTTAAAGTTTCTTTATTCTCTAATGTATAGTAGAGAAATCGGGGAATTTGATTGAATATATATCTAAATACTATTTTTAAGATTCTATTATTAGAAACCTTTCTTTTCATCTTTGTAATATCTAACTTTTACCAGTTTTTTAACTTTGGTAAACAATGATTAGATAAATTGAATAATATCATACATTTTTCTTTTAATCTACATAAAATATTAAAAATCTAAAAATTAAGAGGTGAAATTTTATGATAGATTATATAATTGGATTAGTTTTATTAATTTTTGCAATTTATATACTGTATAGGATTTTTAAAAAAAATATTCAAAAAGGTAAATGTGCAAACTGTTCTTTATATAGCTCCTGCCAAAAATCGTATAAATCTTAGAAAGATTTAAATATTAATTTTCT encodes the following:
- a CDS encoding FeoB-associated Cys-rich membrane protein, translating into MIDYIIGLVLLIFAIYILYRIFKKNIQKGKCANCSLYSSCQKSYKS